The Gigantopelta aegis isolate Gae_Host chromosome 3, Gae_host_genome, whole genome shotgun sequence genome segment agggttagggttaagaaaatcatacaatgataagaatcattaattttgtcaaaatgttaacttaaaaaaataataatttgggtatggtgccatacccgtttttaccctctggcagaaaccttgatGTAGGTATTTTGTGAGATACTTTGCAGCACTTACAATGTACATGAAAGCAAAAgtagtacatgtaataacacattttactcattattgggaatacaaCGTATACAGTAGAATAGATTTAAACCATGCATATAGCTTATACATGGAGTTCACACAATTTTATTGTCAAGTTAACCTTTAAGTACTAAAGAAACATGAAACAAATGAGTACACATATTTGGTCTACTTAAAAAATACACTCTGCAAATGAATATCCTGTGTACATACAGTCATGTGCTTTCCTGATTCAAACATTGATACAAGTCAATTAACATAGTAAACACTAATGTAGAACACATACATGTGGAAATAGCTGAAATACGTAACCACTTGAATGTGCTGCAATGAGGAAGAATACAGTGTCATATATTACTGTATGCATTACAACTGGCTGATAATAAATTGATAGTATAAGTGATGTTTcatggtatatttttaatatttcatatattactATTCTGTCTAGATAGTATTAGGTGATTAATAACTTTtgatgatatttttttaaattttacgtGTTACTACTCATATAAGGTGATAACAGACCTGGAAATGTAAGTGgtgttttagtattatttagtaATTCATGTAGTACTGTTTACTGTTAGTATTGCTACATGTAAGTACTAGTATTATTTGGTAagagatatttttaatattccaTATATTACTGCTAGTATTATTTAATACAGgtacaaatatatgtatatgtagttgTGGTTATCACTACTGATTTGCATATCAGTAATTAATCAGAGCTCACAGATTgattattaattgattataaTCATTTTACCTGTAacagcagggctcgaaataggaagtaaaatatggcctgatATTAAGCTTTTTAAAATAGCAGgacaaaagaaatatgtcctgctaacaaaaaaaatatatagcctACTGGAAATATGACAGCATGCATGGGGCGAGTGGAGGTTTTGGGATAGTGTGAAAATGTAGGACCTcagatgtatatgtattttagagcattataaaattaaaatatataacagaataacGATCTGAATGAAAAATACCATGTGACATTTTGctaattttagcaggtgaatttctgTCATCTACTAGGTTTAAAAAATGGATTGCTTTCAAAGACcactatttcgagccctgctgtAGGTTTGTATACTGGCCCCAACAACATCACTTTCAAGCAattagtataaatatatttataataattgtattaatttcttttaaatctTCTAATCCACGAAACAAAATTGGTTATTCTTATTGATTAATCACTCAAATTATCAGAGATTGCTGAACAAatcaaatacagtgaaatccctctAGACCGAGCACCCTTGGGCAGTGTTTGAGATGaaacattttgggcagtatcccagttggatactaacatttcaaaatcaggtatcccacctgagaatttagtatccaaCTTAAAAtcgtgaaattcgcaatcaaacaGAATCGGCAAAatgatttgctgcatctatttttgagtaatactgacataaattaatatttagcagtaatctgtgtttctgacattactaatgataaacctacctgtatcaattttctgcagatggggaatcaatatctcaaataaaatttgaagggaggaaacatccaacaaaaacaatagtgaTTTAGTGGTTCTCAGTCTATTGCTACACTGCtatattgctccagtgtagcgtTAGACTtggtacgagttgggggagatattgttaaggcatagcattagactgggtatgtcctcaaaaatactgttacttaacttcaccagtaaatgacaactttcattgtttcagtgaaaaataaaaatgcaggattaaaaaaaaacccaacatattatggtatcccggtgggatactgggttattgaagtctggtatccaaaattaaattctggtatccacAGGATATCGACATActgttaatcttgaacactgttgagaccaagtaaaatgtctggttttaagaggtatctggtttagagaggttaatttctgtgctgatttttaaaaaaaggaccgtgaaaaatgtccggttttgtgGGACTTCTGGTctatagagggtccggttttgataGGTTTCACTATAGTTCATTTTGTCAACACTTATCTTGTCCTGCTTGCTGATTTAGTaatcagttaattttgttttcttctgtaaGAACAGATTTAAAAACAGGAAAAGCCTTTCTAAAAATAGATCTCTTACTGCTTTGTGAAAAGTTACATGACaatatatttcactatattAAGATGTACAGTTGTAAGCACTGACATTTGACTGGTAATTACAATTCTTTATTGAATAACTCTTATGTTGTAAGTAGATAATGGTAATAAAAATagactatatatcagatttgtaaatacatgtacaagacAAGTTCACTTTGACATAAAGAATAGACCTCTTTTTTCAGCTAAATCTATAAATTATGTGATTAATCAGTGAAGCCCTAATGTgatattttgataatatttttaatatttcatgtaGGACTACTGTAATATTACTTGATACTTTTTAGTAATGTTTTGGTGattcatgtattttaaatattttatgttcatgtattattattagtattataagCACATGTTACGTTGTAAGAGAtgttttggtaatattttatatattttatgtaggactacatgtaatattatttggTATTTATAagtgatgtttttttgtgatattttttatattttgtgtacatgtattaattactactactagtaattgtatgtggtTTATTGTAGTTCATACCAGCTACAGAAGTAAGCAGACATTTTCATTAGTCCactggacaagtacatctagaaatcaacttgtctgccaatattttcacttatccaaataaatggtttgtttcatACAAGCGCAAGGACTATGGTTTTTACTGCttgaaatgaaactgcattgaaaatgttttacttgtcCATAGGACAACCATTGAGTAAAAATTGTATGTCCAAGCACATTTTCACTTGttgggacaaacggacaagtacttatttcgaacactgcatacatgtacatgtaagtgctGTTTTGGTGAtatttttatacgcccatctatgaCGAGTcagtcgtattatggtatggcattgtccgtcCGTTCATCGGTTAACTTTTTCTTATAGTAACTAGGTCACTTTGACTTACTTTTAACGGTCTACTGCGCATAACATTAAATcattgtccggaccatatcttgcatacagatgcatacatgaaCATCATGTAGGAACagcttgggatggcggtgtgtcacgtACTGTGTTACCAGAGTACCCATGCTAAACAAAATTTCcctttctaataaagaacaataacttaATTAATCAGATAGCATTTACTGcatcagtatcatcagtagttggtctaaaacaaactgtttatctatcccattgcaaaaatttcacataattagaattgaatcatacccgcaacatacatgtattcattcTATGGTTTTCTATCATGTACCTTACTGGTACTCTTGTTAAtatttgtgtgcatgtgttacTACTAGGACTGTATGCCATTTAtcattgtgtatacatgtaagtgATATTTTGGtgatatgtttaatattttttaaatgtatttttccaGACCTGCTGCTGGCAGCAGATCTCGACCTCCTATACCCCAAAAGCCTCCCGTTGCCAAGAAACCCAATCTCACGACAGGTGCTTTGaagtctttcttctttttcgtcaacagtttaaaaaataaaataaaattcagggTTTAAGCTGGAGAGTATATTTGTACATATTTTTAGCAGTTAGATAAAGTGTTTGAAAATGAGTTTGTTTTAtccaaatacattgtataataaaataatatttagctCATTCTAAAGTTAGCTATTTAGCAAATTGTAACACTCAAGATATAAGACATTAATAGACATTGCATCAGATatttttacttagattttacaACATAATAAGCTTGATAACAGAAATGTAACTAATAAAGAGAGATTCTTTTTATATGAAATTGGTGAGTTCAATTGTTTTCAGATATTACAGGTTGATCAATGTGTGTTTAGGCAAAGAGTATTTGTGTGCTATTCCAATGTTAAATTATTGGTTTAAAATATGCTAGGCTTTTGTGTTCAACTAAATTGAAGCTTTAGTATTGAACCATAtgcttattaatatttgtaaagctTTTTTGTTGTACCATACATGTTTTAATCATTGTCTCATGTCTGTTGTGTGGATCTCTATGTCTTTCAAATTATTTCTAGTGATTCATGTTTTGGTCTGTTTTAGGATCTCATTGTGTGTCTAAATCTGCATCCACTTGCACTGTTCCTAACAGCACTAGCTCCCCTCCCACAGAAACACTGCACACGCATTCATCCAGCAGTGTTCCACCAGTAAAAACCTCTGCAGACAAAAAAGCTAACAAACAGTCAGTGAATAACAATAGAGCTGAGTGCAATAATACTAGTGACGTGGTCAGTGTGAAAGACAGGACTAAAACGCTTGGTCTGTATGCTGCAggcaaaagtttgttttacataGATCAGAAGTTTGTGCATGCCCCTGCACCCCAGACTAATCCTCCATCAGCAAGTGCACATAGTACTGGTAAGGAcaatgcatgcacacacacacctgtatcTGAACCACCGGCACGCACGAGATCAGCCAAGCTCCGTCTACCACTCATAGGCTTTAAAAGGAACAGCAAACCCAGTTCCAGTGTGAAAGCAAAAAGGTCAGAGTGGTACACCGAGTTTGAACCTGATTTTGGTGATGTTTCAGTAGTAAAGGAAGATGTTCATCCCGCCACAGCCTCAAGAGTAGATAAATCCCGTGTTGACGAGTCTGGCAAAACAAGAGTCCAAGGCAGTGCTACTGCTGATGTTGAAGCTAAACCGAATGCATCTCTCCTGTCAAATACGTTTACAGAGTCTGCTAACAAAACAGGACCGCCTAAGTCTCCAAAACCGGCTACTCGGAAAAGTGTGCAACCAAAAAGTACTACAACATCTCCTTCACCTCAGAAAGTACGCCCACAGCCTGTGCCAAGGA includes the following:
- the LOC121368640 gene encoding mucin-5AC-like, with the translated sequence MDSNDNSSKENCIPPNVENQETGNAPVSKGSPGGTKRPAAGSRSRPPIPQKPPVAKKPNLTTGSHCVSKSASTCTVPNSTSSPPTETLHTHSSSSVPPVKTSADKKANKQSVNNNRAECNNTSDVVSVKDRTKTLGLYAAGKSLFYIDQKFVHAPAPQTNPPSASAHSTGKDNACTHTPVSEPPARTRSAKLRLPLIGFKRNSKPSSSVKAKRSEWYTEFEPDFGDVSVVKEDVHPATASRVDKSRVDESGKTRVQGSATADVEAKPNASLLSNTFTESANKTGPPKSPKPATRKSVQPKSTTTSPSPQKVRPQPVPRKRRNVMSTISTDGLNSSVPESVMESKNSPANSMSAKDSVNAGKDNDSKIQPNEYVPQIIENDLKPDHCSALSKVDDSDAAVTNGTAEKTDHLEDSECGEVVCCETTADVSPNNGNTFQTPSGASTDVQQTLLLTVLTVK